The DNA region CCACGTTGCGCGGGTCAAAGCCCGGATGCGAACTCAGAATGCGTTGGTAGCTGCGAATCAGCAATCCGGCGCACACCAGCAACACCAACGACAAAGCGATTTCGGCGACGACCAGCAGCTTTCGCAATCTCTGGGTGGTATGCCCGGAAGCGCCGCTGGCGCTACGCCCGCCGTCTTTCAACGTATCGTGCAAATCCACGCGCGACGCCCTAAGCGCCGGAACCAGCCCAAAGACAATTCCAGTCAGCAACACCACCAAGGTGGTAAACACCGCTACGCGCCAATCAATCCCGACTTCGCTTAATCGCGGAATGTTTTGCGGCCCAAAGGTGCGCAATGCCCGAACCGTCGCAAATGCCAATCCCAATCCGAGCACTCCGCCCACCGACGCCAGCAACACACTTTCGGTCAGTAATTGGCGAATGACGCGCCAACGGCTGGCTCCGACGGCCAAACGCACGGCAATTTCTTTTTGCCTGACGGCGGCGCGTACCAGCAATAAATTGGCGACGTTGACACAGGCAATCAGCAAAACGAATCCAACCGCGCTCATCAGAATCGGCAGGGTTGAACCGACATCACCCACGACCTGTTCCAGCAACGGAACCACGCTGATCGTCAATCCGCCGTTCGAAGGATAATTCTGGGGAAAATCCTGTCGCATGCGCGCGGCGATCAAATCCATGTCGGCTTGGGCTTGCGCGCGGCTGACGCCGGGTTTGAGCTTGCCGAAAATGTTGAAATCTTCGTTGCCGCGATTTGCGCGCGCAGCTTCATTCATCGGCAACGGCAACAGCACATCGGCGCGACCGATGGCGTTGACGGCAGGCATGACTTCGTTGGTCAACGTGAACTCGGGCGACATCACGCCGATGATGGCGTAACTGTTTCCATTCAAAATCAGCGATTGACCGATCACAGCGCTGTCGGCTCCATATCGGCGCTGCCAGAAGCTGTGGCTCAAAATTACAGAAGGGGCTTTTCCCGGAACGTCTTCTTCTTCCGTGAACACACGTCCCAATTTGGCATTCACGCGAAACAACGGAAAGAACGATGACGACACGCGCGCACCGTCAATGTGTTCCGGTACGCCCTGCCCGGTCAGATTGAAGCTCGCGCCGATGGTGATGGCAGTTTGCTCAAAGACGTGATTCTGCGTTTTCACATCCTGGTATTGCCCGGGCGAAAACCAATCCTGTTCGACCTGCAATCCCGGCGAACGGCTCCACAAAATTACCAACCGATCCGCGTCGGGATACGCCAGCGGTCGAAGCAATAACGCATTCATCACGCTAAACACCGCGCTATTTGCCGCAATGCCCAGGGCCAGCGACCCAATCGCCACAAGCGCAAAGCCGGGCGCTTTCCGTAATCCGCGCAACCCAAAGCTCAAATCCTGCCAGAACGTTTTCATCAATTTTCTCTCTCTTTTTTTGCCCACAACGTCGCACGAAAAAAACACGAAGCAAAAACAAGGCGGCGTTCTTTTCGTGAGCCAAATGAACTGAAATCTTTTGGTTGAAACGTGGGAAGTGTAGGCGGGATCAGGCGATGTTTCCAGAATTTCTCTGGCGTTCATCAGGCTGAGAGATTCTTTTTACAGGATTTACAAACGTCAACAGGATGCAAATTTCTCGTTGGCGGAACCACATGCCGAAAGGGCGAATGAAAAACATCCATCAGGAATTCATCATTCGCCCTTTCGATTTCATCATTCACAGCGCAGTGCAACCATTGGGTCCACCTTCGCCGCTCGACGCGCCGGAATCCAACAGGCCAGCAGCGCAATCAGCGACAACAACAATGCGATTCCCGCAAAGGTCAGCGGATCGTTGGCACTGACGCCGAACAACAATCCGGTCATCAACCGCGTCAATCCGAAAGCTGCCAGCAATCCAACGCTGACCCCTGCCAACGCCAGCTTCATGCCCTGGCCGACCATCAGTTTAATGACTTCCGCTTTTCCTGCGCCTAAGGCCATTCGCAATCCGACTTCGTGCGTGCGCTGCGCCACGGAATACGACATCACGCCGTACAGCCCCACGCCCGCCAACACCAATGCCAAACCGGCGAATAAGCCGATCAACTGCAAATTGAACCGCTGTTGCCACAGCGTGTCGGTAACCACCTGATCCATGCTGACCACACTGGAAACCGGCAGGTTGTGGTCAACCGAGCCAATCGTTTCTTTCACGCCAGGCACCAAACTTTCCGGCGCAACCGTCGTGCGAACAACCAATGTCATGGAAGTGAAGTGGCCCGCGGTTCCCGCATAAAAATCTCCGCTCTGTGTGAACGGCAAGTAAAATTCATTGTCCGGCGTGTCCACCCAACTGTCCTGTTTGACGTCTTTGATGACGCCCACCACCGTCAACCACCGCGGCGCGGGCGAATTGCTGCGCGGATCATCCAGCGTCACGCGTTTGCCAATCGGGTCTTCGTTCGGCCACTGACGTTTGGCTAGTGTTTCATTGATGATGATGACTCCGGGAGCATCAGCGGTATCGCGCTCGGTGAAATCGCGACCGGCGCGCAACGAAATGCCCATCGTGTGGAAATACCCCGGACGGCTGACACGGAATGCGGCGGGAATCTCTTTCCCAGGTGGAGGCAGCGGACGGCCTTCGATAACCATTGATCTTCCCCACAAATCACCCGCCAACGGCAAATGATTGATCGCGCTGACGGACTGAACTCCAGGTAATGCGGACAGCTTATCAGTCAGTTGCCGGTAAAATGCTTCGCGCGAAGGCCCCACGTATTGCGGCATGCCGTTCACCGACACGGTCATCGTCAACAAATTGTTCGGGTTGAATCCCGGGTCAACCGCCTGAAGCTTTGCGAAGCTGTTGATCAATAACCCTGCGCCAATCAACAACACCAACGCCAGCGCGAGTTCCGTGACTACCAGCAATTCGCGGAGCCTGTGGCGACCACCGGCCATACCTCTGCCGCCTTCTTTCAGCACCTGATTCAAATCAGGTTTTGATGCCGCCAGCGCCGGAGCCAGCCCAAACAGCACACTGGTGACGAGCGACATGGCGAAGGTGAATCCCAATGCAGCGGCATCCAGCTTGATTTCATTCAATCGCGGCAGTTTGACGCTGAAACTGGTGCTGTTGCCTGCCAGTAAGGTCGTCAACCAATCTACGCCCCAGACGGCCAACAAGACGCCGACTGCAGCTCCGCACAACGAC from Acidobacteriota bacterium includes:
- a CDS encoding ABC transporter permease, whose amino-acid sequence is MKTFWQDLSFGLRGLRKAPGFALVAIGSLALGIAANSAVFSVMNALLLRPLAYPDADRLVILWSRSPGLQVEQDWFSPGQYQDVKTQNHVFEQTAITIGASFNLTGQGVPEHIDGARVSSSFFPLFRVNAKLGRVFTEEEDVPGKAPSVILSHSFWQRRYGADSAVIGQSLILNGNSYAIIGVMSPEFTLTNEVMPAVNAIGRADVLLPLPMNEAARANRGNEDFNIFGKLKPGVSRAQAQADMDLIAARMRQDFPQNYPSNGGLTISVVPLLEQVVGDVGSTLPILMSAVGFVLLIACVNVANLLLVRAAVRQKEIAVRLAVGASRWRVIRQLLTESVLLASVGGVLGLGLAFATVRALRTFGPQNIPRLSEVGIDWRVAVFTTLVVLLTGIVFGLVPALRASRVDLHDTLKDGGRSASGASGHTTQRLRKLLVVAEIALSLVLLVCAGLLIRSYQRILSSHPGFDPRNVVAMRMALPQAKAPTPEAIISFYQRVTDRLRSVSGVEAAGVSYSLPMSTVAFAWDPITVEGYVPRAVGEKIMANIRIISPDYFRAMRVPLVQGRFFDERDKRGEPDAVIINEALAERFWPNQTPLGKRLRMTRKEPWTTVVGVIRDARQFSTEKEPPISVYFPFEQSLTRNMHLVVRTKSDPVAMTAGIVKEIQAVDPEMPAFDVATMEQRMSDFLARRRFAMILLGVFAGIAILLAAVGIYGVMSYSVNQRTHEIGVRVALGATSRDVLRLILRQGLTLALVGAGSGLIAAFALTRFLATMLFGIHAKDPLTFISVALLLIAVALFACWIPARRATKVDPMVALRYE
- a CDS encoding ABC transporter permease, whose amino-acid sequence is MQTFWQDLRFGARMFLKNPGFTLIAIITLALGIGANTAIFSVVNGVLLRPLAYREPERIVTLLQQGRGPVSPANYLDFRANSHSFEQMSVAEAWRGTLTNNDRPEVVAGLRMGDGMFDLLGIPTLLGRTFQPDDFQPGRDRVLVLSHKLWQRAFGGNAKIVGQPITLNGESYTVVGVMPPEFQFPPFWSTRAEMWAPLDLRSRATSRGGSSLRVFARLKPNISQQQASAEVEAISKQLVTAYPGENTGLQVRVDPLNEKVVGNVRPALLALSVTVCFVLLIACANVACLLLARSAARQKESALRAALGASRWRILRQLLTESLMLSLCGAAVGVLLAVWGVDWLTTLLAGNSTSFSVKLPRLNEIKLDAAALGFTFAMSLVTSVLFGLAPALAASKPDLNQVLKEGGRGMAGGRHRLRELLVVTELALALVLLIGAGLLINSFAKLQAVDPGFNPNNLLTMTVSVNGMPQYVGPSREAFYRQLTDKLSALPGVQSVSAINHLPLAGDLWGRSMVIEGRPLPPPGKEIPAAFRVSRPGYFHTMGISLRAGRDFTERDTADAPGVIIINETLAKRQWPNEDPIGKRVTLDDPRSNSPAPRWLTVVGVIKDVKQDSWVDTPDNEFYLPFTQSGDFYAGTAGHFTSMTLVVRTTVAPESLVPGVKETIGSVDHNLPVSSVVSMDQVVTDTLWQQRFNLQLIGLFAGLALVLAGVGLYGVMSYSVAQRTHEVGLRMALGAGKAEVIKLMVGQGMKLALAGVSVGLLAAFGLTRLMTGLLFGVSANDPLTFAGIALLLSLIALLACWIPARRAAKVDPMVALRCE